The following proteins are encoded in a genomic region of Xanthomonas citri pv. mangiferaeindicae:
- a CDS encoding capsular biosynthesis protein: MRPLLRPLLVAVAATSMAGCIWSPGQHMRSGTANDAGFRTVGNDQLDLIPITPKLIAMERATQQPGGMLPTALTEYRPPAYAIGVGDVLYITVWDHPELTVPAGAQQQLNAAGRHVQTDGTLFYPYIGKIQAAGRTPGELRADIAGKLARYIESPQVDVSVLSYGSQRAWVTGATANSTAVPLTMAPMTLNDAISQAGINPTVADLSGVRLTRDGISYTIDLDRQSGEAIYLKPEDHLYIPFLDDKEVFVVGEVMQPGAQNFRTGTISLSQALGRARGLMQTTSNGNAVYVIRGARGLEADTPPSVVYQLEAKSPAAFAVASQFQLQPGDVVFVGAAGITRWNRFVGQLLPFSGIISNAARTSSDLE; encoded by the coding sequence ATGCGTCCTTTGCTTCGTCCTCTTCTCGTCGCCGTCGCCGCGACATCGATGGCTGGCTGCATCTGGAGCCCCGGCCAGCACATGCGCAGCGGCACGGCCAATGACGCGGGATTTCGCACCGTCGGCAATGATCAGCTCGACCTGATCCCGATCACACCGAAGCTGATTGCGATGGAGCGCGCGACCCAGCAACCTGGCGGCATGCTGCCGACGGCGCTGACCGAGTACCGGCCGCCGGCCTACGCCATCGGCGTTGGTGACGTGCTCTACATTACCGTCTGGGACCACCCCGAACTGACCGTGCCCGCTGGCGCGCAACAGCAGCTCAATGCCGCTGGCCGCCATGTGCAGACCGACGGCACGCTGTTCTATCCCTACATCGGCAAGATCCAGGCTGCCGGCCGTACGCCGGGTGAGTTGCGCGCCGATATCGCCGGCAAGCTGGCGCGCTATATCGAATCGCCGCAGGTCGACGTCTCGGTGCTGAGCTACGGCAGTCAGCGCGCCTGGGTCACCGGTGCAACCGCCAATTCCACGGCCGTCCCGCTGACCATGGCGCCCATGACGCTCAACGATGCGATCAGCCAGGCCGGTATCAACCCGACGGTCGCCGATCTTTCCGGCGTGCGCCTGACCCGCGACGGCATCAGCTACACCATCGACCTGGATCGCCAGTCGGGCGAGGCGATCTACCTCAAGCCCGAGGATCACCTCTACATTCCGTTCCTCGACGACAAGGAAGTCTTCGTCGTTGGCGAAGTCATGCAGCCGGGCGCTCAGAACTTCCGCACCGGCACCATCAGCCTGAGCCAGGCGCTGGGCCGTGCACGCGGCCTCATGCAGACCACGTCCAATGGCAATGCGGTCTATGTGATCCGCGGCGCGCGTGGTCTCGAGGCCGACACACCACCGTCGGTGGTCTACCAGCTCGAGGCGAAGTCGCCGGCCGCATTCGCCGTGGCCAGCCAGTTCCAGCTGCAGCCTGGAGACGTGGTGTTTGTCGGTGCCGCCGGCATCACTCGCTGGAATCGCTTCGTGGGGCAGCTCCTGCCGTTCTCCGGCATCATCAGCAACGCCGCCCGCACCAGTAGCGATCTCGAGTGA